In a single window of the Pseudodesulfovibrio profundus genome:
- the dinB gene encoding DNA polymerase IV: MQTWILHIDMDAFFASVEQMDNPELRGKPVAVGGSSDRGVVSAASYEVRKFGVRSAMSVVKARQLCPDIILVPGRMKRYKEISALAMGVLQEFSPTVEKASVDEAYLDGTGLERLFGPIDELGRQIKARMKEVTGLTCSVGAAPVRFLAKIASDMNKPDGMFIIQPHEVEPFLHTLPVKKIPGVGKKLLQILNRYRVITCGDILKHDRAFWQERLGKYGGALHDRARGIDPNGVVTTSAAKSCSAENTFSEDTGDRGQLTKWLLAQSERVGSDLRRHGYKGRTVTLKVKFADFKQITRSKTLSARTDNTTVIFETACELLAQVELRRAVRLIGVGVSNFEGKVRQITLFEDAPETVEQTSELDRAVDAVRQRFGSGAVTRMELLSMKKHKK; the protein is encoded by the coding sequence ATGCAGACGTGGATTCTCCATATCGATATGGACGCTTTTTTTGCTTCAGTGGAGCAGATGGACAACCCGGAGCTTCGCGGAAAGCCTGTTGCCGTGGGCGGTAGCTCGGATAGGGGCGTGGTCTCTGCCGCGAGCTACGAGGTGCGCAAGTTCGGCGTCCGTTCCGCCATGAGCGTGGTCAAGGCGCGCCAGTTGTGCCCGGACATCATTCTCGTTCCCGGGCGCATGAAGCGATACAAGGAGATTTCGGCCCTTGCCATGGGCGTGTTGCAGGAATTTTCGCCTACAGTGGAGAAGGCGAGTGTGGATGAAGCGTACCTCGACGGAACCGGGCTGGAGCGCCTTTTCGGTCCCATCGATGAGCTTGGCAGGCAGATCAAGGCGCGAATGAAGGAAGTGACCGGACTGACCTGCTCGGTCGGCGCGGCACCGGTCCGATTTCTTGCCAAGATTGCCTCGGACATGAACAAACCCGACGGCATGTTCATTATCCAGCCCCACGAGGTCGAACCCTTTTTGCACACCCTGCCGGTGAAGAAAATCCCGGGGGTCGGAAAGAAGCTGTTGCAGATACTGAATCGGTATCGGGTTATAACCTGTGGCGACATCCTCAAGCATGATCGCGCCTTCTGGCAGGAGCGGCTGGGAAAATACGGCGGGGCATTGCACGACCGGGCAAGGGGGATTGATCCCAACGGGGTGGTCACCACCTCGGCGGCCAAGAGCTGTAGTGCTGAAAACACGTTCAGCGAGGATACCGGCGACAGGGGGCAATTGACGAAGTGGCTGCTGGCCCAGTCCGAGCGGGTCGGGAGCGATCTGCGGCGACACGGATACAAAGGGCGAACCGTGACCCTCAAGGTCAAGTTCGCGGACTTCAAGCAAATCACCCGCTCCAAGACTTTGAGCGCCAGGACCGACAACACCACCGTCATATTCGAGACCGCGTGCGAATTGCTCGCTCAGGTCGAGTTGCGCAGGGCGGTTCGGCTCATCGGCGTGGGCGTGTCCAATTTCGAGGGCAAGGTGCGCCAGATCACACTATTCGAGGATGCGCCTGAAACCGTGGAGCAGACCAGCGAATTGGATCGGGCGGTTGATGCCGTCAGACAGCGGTTCGGTTCCGGAGCTGTCACCCGCATGGAATTATTGTCCATGAAAAAGCACAAGAAGTAA
- the fliJ gene encoding flagellar export protein FliJ, whose protein sequence is MAKKFSFKLDKVLDYRAQLEDQAKAALAAAQAAHDTQQAKVHGLQSQLAKHMDNEEKSRKSTNDMWLWRQFKTALEQDIERERMELSRLELNLHQRRQEAVDRSRDKKLLEKLKQTQAKKHHEEQSAREEKENDEMATIRFQSQDF, encoded by the coding sequence ATGGCAAAGAAATTTTCATTCAAACTCGACAAGGTGCTGGACTACCGGGCGCAGTTGGAAGATCAGGCCAAGGCCGCTCTTGCTGCTGCGCAGGCAGCCCATGATACCCAGCAAGCCAAGGTTCACGGGCTTCAGAGCCAGTTGGCGAAGCATATGGACAACGAAGAAAAGTCCCGAAAATCCACCAACGACATGTGGCTTTGGCGACAATTCAAGACCGCACTCGAACAGGATATCGAGCGGGAACGAATGGAATTGAGTCGGTTGGAACTCAATTTGCATCAACGCCGCCAGGAAGCGGTCGACCGCTCTCGGGACAAGAAGCTGCTGGAAAAGCTCAAACAAACCCAAGCCAAGAAGCATCATGAAGAACAAAGTGCGCGCGAAGAAAAAGAAAACGACGAGATGGCAACCATTCGGTTCCAATCTCAAGATTTCTAA
- a CDS encoding MotE family protein, with protein MKIAVFGMVSVDSVTLKVVEAVMPEALPSVAVAAEGDQQADTPIADKADSQANRAKEAEAQADKAAEDVRTEKDLPQEWKALKRKEEELAIKERTLRELESTIKAEAARVEKMHAEMRQMLEEAKGIKDKRVKQLVDMISNTKAKKAAEILQTMETDLAVKVLSGMRGRQAGEILSFVEAKKAAELSEKLTELQIPFMDDGQQ; from the coding sequence ATGAAGATCGCTGTTTTCGGCATGGTCAGTGTCGATTCCGTGACGCTCAAAGTTGTCGAAGCCGTCATGCCCGAAGCGCTGCCCAGTGTGGCTGTGGCCGCTGAAGGCGATCAGCAAGCCGATACGCCCATAGCTGACAAGGCAGATTCTCAGGCGAATCGTGCCAAGGAAGCCGAAGCACAGGCCGACAAGGCAGCAGAGGACGTGCGGACCGAAAAGGATTTGCCCCAGGAGTGGAAAGCTCTCAAACGCAAGGAAGAGGAGCTTGCCATCAAGGAGCGTACCCTGCGCGAGCTGGAGTCCACCATCAAGGCCGAGGCGGCCCGGGTAGAGAAGATGCATGCCGAGATGCGGCAGATGCTGGAAGAAGCCAAGGGCATCAAGGACAAGCGCGTCAAGCAGTTGGTTGACATGATCTCCAACACCAAGGCCAAGAAGGCTGCCGAGATTTTGCAGACCATGGAAACCGATCTGGCCGTCAAGGTTCTTTCCGGTATGCGTGGCCGTCAGGCTGGCGAGATTCTCTCCTTTGTCGAAGCAAAGAAGGCCGCCGAGCTGTCGGAAAAGCTCACCGAATTGCAGATTCCTTTCATGGACGATGGGCAGCAATAA
- a CDS encoding RNA methyltransferase, producing MLENLAVVLFRPKFPENVGSAARACLNMGVTNLILVDPYNFDMDKARPLATAHAKHVLENATIVETLPEALEGFTSVYGTTARTGGWRKGIMTPSTLSDVVNDRLRSGGKVAIVFGPEDKGLTNEETSLCSGLMTIPTSREGTSLNLAQAVVVVLYECFKKSLDKPFEADGPPQERPTTVQEQEALFSNLQESLLAIDFLKDDNPDYWMLPVRRFFSKINLRRNEFNLLMGVCRQIQWFVRTYGPDKKK from the coding sequence ATGCTTGAGAATCTCGCCGTGGTCCTGTTCCGGCCCAAGTTCCCGGAGAATGTAGGAAGTGCCGCCCGTGCCTGTCTGAACATGGGAGTCACCAACCTCATTCTGGTCGATCCGTACAATTTCGATATGGACAAGGCCCGCCCGCTGGCAACGGCCCACGCCAAGCACGTTCTCGAAAATGCGACCATCGTCGAGACCCTCCCGGAAGCACTCGAAGGATTCACCTCGGTCTACGGCACCACCGCACGTACCGGCGGATGGCGAAAAGGCATCATGACCCCGTCCACCCTCTCGGATGTCGTCAATGACCGGCTGCGGTCCGGCGGCAAGGTCGCCATTGTTTTCGGCCCGGAAGACAAAGGATTGACCAATGAGGAGACCAGTCTCTGTTCCGGTCTGATGACCATCCCGACCAGCCGCGAAGGCACATCCCTGAACCTTGCCCAGGCTGTGGTCGTTGTTTTGTACGAGTGTTTCAAGAAGTCTCTGGACAAGCCTTTTGAGGCTGACGGACCGCCTCAGGAGCGCCCCACCACCGTTCAGGAGCAGGAAGCTCTTTTCTCCAATCTGCAGGAAAGTTTGCTGGCCATCGATTTTCTCAAGGACGACAACCCCGACTATTGGATGTTACCTGTTCGGCGGTTCTTCTCAAAAATCAATCTCAGACGGAACGAGTTCAATCTGCTCATGGGTGTTTGTCGCCAGATTCAATGGTTTGTGCGTACCTACGGCCCGGACAAGAAGAAGTAG
- a CDS encoding substrate-binding periplasmic protein: protein MAATPVSAQTLVLTNGEWPPLFSEHLLHGGVGSRMITEAFAQSDILVEYDYAPWKRALDLAAHDDHHGSVGWRKTKKRQRYFLFSKPLFTVDTVFFYNKSRPFDWARIEDVGHLKIGATLGYTYIDQLRAITRQHAGKLELAPSDEVNLRKLISGRIDVFPCSKSVGCFILNTQIGLPSAKTITYHPQPLRSGPIYLLISKNVPNAQTLIEQFNTGLLKLKESGRYDHIMHDCMKDLEKLSPTKIRQ, encoded by the coding sequence ATGGCGGCCACCCCTGTTTCTGCCCAAACTCTGGTGCTGACCAATGGAGAATGGCCTCCGCTTTTTTCTGAACACCTACTTCATGGAGGTGTTGGAAGCCGTATGATCACAGAGGCCTTTGCCCAAAGCGATATACTTGTCGAATACGACTATGCACCATGGAAGCGCGCACTGGACCTCGCAGCGCATGATGACCATCATGGCTCGGTCGGTTGGCGCAAAACCAAAAAACGACAGCGATACTTCCTGTTCAGCAAACCGCTATTCACAGTGGATACGGTCTTCTTTTACAATAAATCCCGTCCATTCGACTGGGCACGCATTGAGGATGTTGGTCATTTGAAAATCGGGGCCACGCTGGGGTACACCTATATCGACCAGTTGAGGGCAATCACCAGGCAGCACGCCGGAAAACTCGAACTGGCCCCTTCGGACGAGGTCAATCTTCGCAAGCTCATTTCCGGTCGGATTGATGTTTTTCCCTGCTCCAAGAGTGTGGGATGCTTCATTCTTAACACGCAAATCGGACTCCCCAGCGCAAAGACGATCACCTACCATCCCCAACCATTACGAAGCGGCCCAATTTACCTGCTTATTTCCAAGAACGTTCCCAACGCACAAACGCTCATCGAACAATTCAACACAGGGCTACTCAAACTCAAGGAAAGCGGGCGTTACGATCACATAATGCATGACTGCATGAAAGACCTGGAAAAGCTCAGTCCAACAAAGATCCGACAGTAG